In the genome of Fulvivirga maritima, one region contains:
- a CDS encoding suppressor of fused domain protein, with product MTIFQLSTWIYNNIPDQGMITGATYGLSFSDHPTWMYGKPELMITVQSDSIEWARAAANMAFQLRGSCPFAYGNTIRYGKPIAEDSEMDAFFIFAPSILNKEDYLHIDLGLDYKICTAGLYPIYSSEIELINTWGLKDFWHHPEFDIYNIKRKPITG from the coding sequence GTGACGATTTTCCAGCTAAGCACATGGATATATAATAACATTCCTGACCAAGGTATGATTACAGGAGCCACTTATGGTTTATCCTTTTCTGATCATCCTACCTGGATGTACGGCAAGCCAGAACTGATGATCACCGTACAATCTGATAGTATAGAATGGGCTCGTGCTGCCGCTAACATGGCTTTTCAGTTACGCGGTAGTTGCCCGTTTGCTTATGGAAATACTATTAGATATGGAAAGCCCATTGCTGAAGATTCAGAAATGGATGCATTTTTCATTTTCGCTCCTTCTATTTTAAACAAGGAGGACTATTTACATATAGATCTGGGGCTTGATTACAAAATATGCACAGCAGGCCTGTATCCTATCTATTCATCAGAAATAGAATTGATTAATACATGGGGACTGAAAGATTTCTGGCATCACCCGGAATTTGACATTTATAATATAAAAAGAAAGCCTATAACCGGTTGA
- a CDS encoding HYR domain-containing protein encodes MTTVGDINDDGFNDIAVSAYLRIGSIYTSRLHVIYGRSSFSREFEISSLDGSNGFMVGLSRYGPFGGDVAYGGDINGDAIDDFIIGNYAASDVDGTYNGAAYVIYGSNNPGDFPADYDLTTLDGSNGFVMRGREGFNDRLGTGVSIAGDVNNDGIDDLLISGRSAGRANGGAAYVLYGTSGAYPAEMILDDYVSDPNHGFQVFYRVNYPTYGIAVDALGDVNEDGYDDFIIGSSTSSTTSGVAIVYGNTFDLDDDIAPTITCPSSSQSLFEGSTLPSYVSEINASDNCTYIEDLVISQSPPRGTLFTGAVEVTMSVTDGSGNTTSCSFMVNEAIPNADLNCNSTSINYENLDGTDGFKAEGVKTTSQFGNDIEYVGDFNGDGIDDFIVGARGVSASFGGEYNNQNIVVEGNAFLVYGRSTGFEGYEDMALLDGTNRFVIGDFSNLYTSSQYSGYAVAGIGDINGDGLADIAIGDPFQDCGLGNECGFTFVIFGSSTFSDAQFDYADLDGTNGFILSGEQWVQSGMEITSVNLNGDNYDDLVVAARSGSGSLDGKAYVVYGKGSTFDAMISYADLDGTNGFVLEGPSGGEISLHLSNAGDLNGDGLEDLAVISNQQVYVIYGSTTQSYSSTYSLDNLDASSGVVITNSSGSLSNVFNAGDINDSGYEGLFVSEGSSYYAIFGGAIGAGVASFDVADLDGTNGFSMTGFRDLSYSKMQGGGDFNGDGIDDFVVRNKVVFGRSTWPNTITSSGLHTGEYFNTVSNSIGSVAIAGDINNDGISDVISGARYLSHYTEDSQFNEPGEIYVIFGYSPTDEAAPEITCLKDQEVNYGDSLVDYTSIVTVTDACDPNPTIEQSPAPDSVITVSTKVTITATDASGNKSTCSFIVAPIDEEAPEITCLEDQEVACDVTTLPDYLSQITVTDNIDPDPEVTQSPGAGTAFTAGMTVTITATDSTGNSSNCSFEVDLKEDTVAPEITCLEDREIEGGSSLLDYTSLATVSDVCDDDPEITQSPAAGATITVATEVTLTATDASGNIGTCSFIVTPVFTDTEAPEITCLDDQEVACDVTTLPDYLSQITVTDNMDADPEVTQSPAAGSALTDGMTVNITATDSAGNSSHCSFDVNLSEDTTAPTITCIENQEVEGGSSLLDYTSLATVSDVCDDDPDVTQSPAAGATITVATEVTLSATDASGNIGTCSFMVTPVFTDSEAPEITCLEDQEVACDITTLPDYLSQITVTDNMDADPEVTQSPAAGSALTDGMTVNITATDADGNASTCAFVVHQLEPELEAGDNVQIVLGNSTTLNAEANMPGSFQWSPINGLSNPESSTTTASPQYTTDYTLQFVSEEGCEVYDYLTIEVVEGETKYGLSPDGDGINDRWVIHGIEDYPENKVSIYNRWGDLVFEMEGYDNQGHSFTGQANRLTGLGAGDLPEGTYFFKIMVPADHQLEKTNGYLVLKK; translated from the coding sequence GTGACCACAGTTGGCGATATCAATGATGATGGTTTCAATGATATTGCCGTTTCTGCATATTTGAGGATAGGCTCAATTTATACTAGTCGGTTGCATGTTATTTATGGTAGAAGTTCATTTTCAAGAGAATTCGAGATCTCTTCTTTAGACGGTTCCAATGGGTTTATGGTAGGATTGTCACGATATGGACCTTTTGGAGGTGATGTCGCTTATGGGGGAGATATAAATGGTGATGCTATAGATGATTTTATCATAGGGAACTATGCGGCAAGTGATGTTGATGGTACTTATAATGGTGCTGCTTATGTAATTTATGGTAGCAATAACCCTGGTGATTTTCCAGCTGATTATGATCTGACAACTCTGGATGGGAGTAATGGCTTTGTAATGAGAGGTCGAGAAGGATTCAATGATAGACTTGGAACCGGTGTGAGCATAGCTGGAGATGTCAATAATGATGGTATTGATGATTTATTAATCTCAGGACGCAGTGCGGGTAGAGCCAATGGAGGTGCTGCTTATGTTCTTTATGGCACTTCAGGAGCTTATCCTGCAGAAATGATATTAGATGATTATGTATCAGATCCCAATCATGGATTTCAAGTGTTTTATAGAGTAAATTATCCGACTTACGGTATAGCTGTTGATGCGCTAGGGGATGTCAATGAAGACGGTTATGATGACTTCATAATAGGCAGTAGTACAAGCTCAACAACTTCGGGGGTGGCCATCGTGTACGGTAATACTTTTGATTTAGATGATGATATTGCACCCACAATAACCTGTCCATCATCTAGCCAGTCGCTTTTTGAAGGATCCACACTTCCTAGTTATGTATCTGAAATCAATGCCTCTGATAATTGTACTTATATAGAAGATTTGGTGATTAGTCAGTCTCCTCCGCGAGGCACTTTGTTTACAGGAGCTGTAGAGGTGACTATGTCAGTAACTGATGGCAGTGGCAATACCACTTCTTGTTCATTTATGGTAAATGAAGCAATACCCAACGCAGATTTAAATTGCAACAGTACAAGTATCAATTATGAGAATTTGGATGGTACGGATGGTTTTAAGGCAGAAGGAGTGAAGACAACTTCACAGTTTGGGAATGATATCGAATACGTAGGAGATTTCAATGGTGATGGAATTGATGACTTCATAGTAGGAGCGCGTGGGGTGTCCGCATCTTTTGGAGGTGAGTACAATAATCAAAATATAGTAGTTGAGGGGAATGCTTTTTTAGTTTATGGCAGATCCACTGGATTTGAAGGATATGAAGATATGGCCTTATTAGATGGAACCAATCGGTTCGTAATAGGTGATTTTAGTAATCTATATACTTCTAGTCAATATTCTGGATATGCTGTGGCAGGTATTGGAGACATCAATGGCGATGGTCTTGCCGATATTGCTATTGGGGATCCTTTTCAGGATTGTGGGCTGGGAAATGAGTGTGGTTTTACTTTCGTGATTTTTGGAAGTAGTACGTTTTCTGATGCTCAGTTTGACTATGCCGATCTGGATGGCACCAATGGCTTTATTCTTTCTGGTGAACAATGGGTCCAATCAGGAATGGAAATCACTTCTGTAAATCTCAATGGAGACAACTATGATGACCTGGTAGTGGCAGCCAGAAGTGGTTCAGGCTCATTAGATGGTAAGGCATATGTGGTTTATGGGAAAGGATCCACGTTCGATGCTATGATCAGTTATGCAGATTTGGATGGCACCAATGGTTTTGTTCTTGAAGGACCAAGTGGAGGAGAAATTAGTCTGCATCTAAGCAATGCGGGAGATCTTAATGGCGATGGCTTAGAAGATCTTGCAGTGATTAGTAACCAGCAAGTTTACGTTATTTATGGGAGTACTACTCAGTCTTATTCATCTACTTATTCATTAGATAATCTGGATGCAAGCAGCGGTGTGGTGATAACCAATTCTTCAGGAAGTTTATCTAATGTTTTTAATGCAGGAGATATTAATGATTCAGGATATGAAGGTCTTTTTGTTAGTGAGGGAAGTTCATATTATGCCATTTTTGGAGGAGCTATTGGAGCAGGAGTGGCATCTTTTGATGTGGCTGATTTGGATGGAACTAATGGTTTCTCCATGACAGGATTTCGTGATCTTTCCTATTCTAAAATGCAGGGAGGTGGAGATTTCAATGGAGATGGTATTGATGATTTTGTGGTTAGAAATAAGGTGGTTTTTGGGAGAAGTACATGGCCAAATACAATAACTAGTAGTGGTCTCCATACAGGGGAGTACTTCAATACTGTTTCAAATTCTATTGGTTCGGTAGCCATCGCAGGAGATATTAACAATGACGGAATCAGTGACGTCATTTCTGGAGCAAGGTATTTATCTCACTATACAGAAGATAGTCAGTTCAATGAGCCTGGAGAGATATATGTTATTTTCGGGTATTCTCCTACCGATGAGGCAGCCCCAGAAATTACATGCCTGAAAGATCAGGAGGTGAATTATGGAGATTCCTTAGTAGATTACACCAGCATAGTTACAGTAACAGATGCTTGTGATCCCAATCCTACCATAGAGCAAAGTCCGGCGCCAGATTCAGTTATTACGGTGAGTACAAAAGTGACTATAACGGCTACAGACGCTTCCGGCAATAAGAGTACCTGTTCTTTTATAGTAGCACCGATAGATGAAGAAGCTCCAGAAATCACTTGCCTTGAAGATCAGGAAGTAGCTTGTGATGTCACTACTTTACCGGATTATCTTTCTCAAATTACAGTAACAGATAATATAGATCCCGATCCTGAAGTAACGCAGAGCCCTGGAGCAGGCACGGCCTTTACAGCTGGAATGACAGTCACCATCACCGCCACAGATTCTACAGGCAATAGTTCCAACTGTTCTTTTGAAGTGGACCTAAAAGAAGATACCGTGGCACCAGAGATAACATGTCTGGAAGATCGTGAAATAGAAGGCGGAAGCAGCCTTTTAGATTATACATCATTAGCCACCGTATCAGATGTTTGTGATGATGATCCTGAAATTACTCAGAGTCCCGCTGCCGGGGCCACTATCACAGTAGCCACAGAAGTGACGCTAACGGCTACTGATGCATCAGGCAACATAGGCACTTGCTCATTTATAGTAACGCCCGTCTTTACAGATACAGAAGCTCCAGAAATCACTTGCCTTGATGATCAGGAAGTAGCTTGTGATGTCACCACTTTACCGGATTATCTTTCTCAAATTACAGTTACAGATAATATGGATGCTGATCCTGAAGTAACACAAAGCCCGGCCGCAGGCTCAGCACTTACTGATGGCATGACCGTAAACATCACTGCTACAGATTCTGCAGGTAATAGCTCTCACTGTTCTTTTGACGTGAACCTAAGTGAAGACACAACCGCGCCCACCATCACCTGCATAGAAAATCAAGAAGTAGAAGGTGGAAGCAGTCTTTTAGATTATACATCATTAGCCACCGTATCAGATGTTTGTGATGATGACCCTGACGTTACACAGAGTCCCGCTGCCGGAGCCACTATCACAGTAGCTACAGAAGTAACACTCTCTGCAACTGATGCTTCGGGGAACATAGGCACTTGCTCATTTATGGTAACGCCAGTTTTTACAGATTCAGAAGCACCAGAAATCACATGTCTGGAAGATCAGGAAGTGGCTTGTGATATCACCACTTTACCGGATTATCTTTCTCAAATTACAGTAACAGATAATATGGATGCTGATCCTGAAGTGACACAAAGCCCGGCCGCAGGCTCGGCACTTACTGATGGCATGACCGTAAACATCACTGCTACAGATGCAGATGGCAATGCTTCAACTTGTGCCTTTGTCGTTCATCAATTGGAGCCAGAATTAGAGGCTGGCGATAATGTGCAGATAGTTTTGGGCAACAGTACTACTTTAAATGCAGAAGCCAATATGCCAGGTAGTTTTCAATGGAGTCCTATAAACGGACTGAGTAATCCTGAAAGCAGTACCACCACGGCCAGTCCGCAATATACCACAGATTATACCCTGCAATTTGTGTCAGAAGAAGGCTGCGAGGTTTATGATTACCTCACTATAGAAGTGGTAGAAGGGGAGACTAAATACGGCCTTTCTCCTGATGGAGACGGCATTAATGATCGCTGGGTGATCCATGGTATAGAAGATTACCCTGAAAACAAAGTATCAATCTATAACCGCTGGGGAGATTTGGTGTTTGAAATGGAAGGCTATGATAATCAGGGCCATTCCTTTACAGGTCAGGCCAACAGGCTTACCGGCTTAGGAGCGGGCGACCTGCCAGAAGGTACCTACTTCTTTAAAATCATGGTACCAGCAGATCATCAGCTAGAAAAAACCAATGGTTATTTGGTGCTTAAGAAATAA
- a CDS encoding integrin alpha, whose translation MNWSKSTFLLLAFIISFFAHSQCNDVYYSDLDGTNGVLLEGSESSSNFGYDAASAGDINGDGINDILVTASVADHPVSGLQNVGSVYVIFGGAGLSSPFAPATLYGTNGFRINGVLEDEYLGTSANTIGDFNNDGIDDLIVGLYGYSDDLGAAMVLYGSTDPFPANVSYADLDGTNGFLIRGEIAGGQFGLESDGLGDVNGDGIPDIIIGAHMSRIDNNSNSGVAEGEKPMCFMEEIILDLLSMLQILMEQMDSLYEVIQAYQIWVIK comes from the coding sequence ATGAACTGGTCTAAATCCACATTTTTATTATTGGCTTTTATTATTTCTTTTTTTGCTCATTCACAGTGTAATGATGTCTATTATTCCGATCTGGATGGTACCAATGGAGTTCTGTTAGAAGGCAGTGAGAGTTCTTCCAATTTTGGATATGATGCTGCGAGTGCAGGGGATATCAATGGTGATGGCATCAATGATATATTGGTTACCGCATCCGTAGCTGATCACCCTGTAAGTGGTCTTCAAAATGTAGGGTCAGTTTATGTGATCTTCGGAGGAGCTGGACTTAGTTCCCCTTTTGCCCCTGCTACTCTGTACGGAACCAATGGTTTCAGAATCAATGGAGTATTGGAAGATGAGTATCTGGGAACATCTGCCAATACTATTGGAGACTTTAACAACGATGGCATTGATGATCTTATCGTAGGGCTCTATGGATATTCAGATGATCTGGGTGCTGCTATGGTTTTGTACGGCAGTACGGATCCTTTTCCTGCCAATGTATCTTATGCCGATCTGGATGGTACGAATGGTTTTTTGATCAGAGGTGAAATAGCAGGAGGTCAATTTGGTTTGGAGTCTGATGGCCTTGGCGATGTAAATGGAGATGGTATACCAGATATCATCATAGGTGCTCACATGTCTCGAATAGATAATAATTCTAATTCGGGAGTAGCCGAAGGGGAGAAGCCTATGTGCTTTATGGAGGAAATAATTTTGGATCTACTTTCGATGTTACAAATCTTAATGGAGCAAATGGATTCATTATACGAAGTTATTCAGGCCTATCAAATTTGGGTTATAAAGTGA
- a CDS encoding erythromycin esterase family protein produces MRFFIIILLFLLKSSLYAQHTLLPNERNWLQKHTISFNSEIGDIQPQEFSRLVIPDSTRIIGLGEANHGSKEFQVLKYKLAAYLIQNHDFNIISIEFPYTQGLLLNDYVLGKDEDGLRILTDQLNSEYNNTQFIEFVDYIKAINKHRSANKIQFLGGDIFGKPYAVKRLITYFRKTTVQVPSVLLNTADLYQSLSTQEDKQLKPPSKTILNELRTHHDQMVKASSLLEFNRMTRLAELLAVEWKGNQRVIEWAKSTLHQLNENKDNKILLLAHNGHIKKTNRELGRKLARRLGNLYFAIGTDYNAGSFALKNLNDRAHVHYDSIQVVPMPDCLAEHINQMNGQLHYLKTPTQKEKANAWLFQKIYTSSTGMGYLTPLTKPVEFKRKNKVTKQYDALFILKEIHPSHLLKNTTPLNPS; encoded by the coding sequence ATGCGATTTTTTATCATCATTTTACTTTTTTTATTAAAAAGCAGTCTATACGCACAACATACACTGCTACCCAATGAGCGTAACTGGCTGCAGAAACATACTATCTCTTTTAATTCTGAAATTGGTGATATTCAACCGCAAGAGTTTAGCAGGCTTGTAATTCCTGATTCTACAAGAATAATAGGGTTGGGAGAGGCTAATCATGGAAGTAAAGAATTTCAGGTTCTGAAATATAAACTAGCAGCCTACCTCATTCAAAATCATGATTTTAATATTATCTCTATAGAATTTCCCTATACACAAGGACTCTTATTAAATGATTATGTACTGGGAAAAGATGAAGATGGGCTAAGAATACTAACTGATCAACTAAACAGTGAATACAATAACACTCAATTCATAGAGTTTGTAGATTACATAAAAGCCATCAATAAACATAGAAGTGCTAATAAAATTCAATTTTTAGGAGGAGATATTTTTGGAAAGCCCTACGCTGTAAAAAGACTAATAACCTATTTTAGAAAAACCACGGTTCAAGTTCCTTCTGTTTTATTAAATACTGCAGACTTATATCAAAGCCTATCTACCCAGGAGGACAAACAACTAAAGCCACCCTCTAAAACGATATTAAATGAACTAAGAACCCACCATGACCAAATGGTTAAAGCCAGCTCTCTTTTAGAGTTTAATAGAATGACACGGTTGGCTGAGTTATTAGCGGTAGAATGGAAAGGCAACCAAAGGGTAATAGAATGGGCAAAATCTACGCTGCATCAACTCAATGAAAACAAAGACAATAAAATTCTTCTGCTAGCCCACAATGGTCATATCAAAAAAACCAACAGAGAACTAGGCAGGAAACTGGCACGCAGGCTTGGTAATTTATACTTCGCCATCGGTACTGATTATAACGCAGGAAGTTTTGCCTTGAAAAACCTCAATGACAGAGCTCATGTTCACTATGACAGCATACAAGTAGTGCCTATGCCCGATTGCTTAGCTGAGCATATCAACCAGATGAATGGCCAACTTCATTATCTAAAAACGCCTACTCAAAAGGAAAAGGCTAATGCATGGCTATTCCAGAAAATTTATACCTCCTCTACAGGAATGGGATACCTGACTCCACTTACTAAGCCAGTAGAATTCAAAAGAAAAAATAAAGTCACCAAACAGTATGATGCGCTTTTTATTTTAAAGGAAATTCACCCCAGCCATCTACTTAAAAACACTACTCCTCTTAATCCATCATAA
- a CDS encoding DUF7738 domain-containing protein, giving the protein MKLIFTTLFFALLTLMSYGQETITVEYTADYTLLINGQQIDNTTTYDDIVKLLGEPELYKAYPTGKSRYHYKELGIALSTVEGNVLSIGFNYNWDGDKNFPETSFEGELKVEDIFINKSSHAIIIENLAELELTALSPACA; this is encoded by the coding sequence ATGAAACTCATCTTCACCACCTTATTTTTCGCCCTATTGACTCTTATGAGCTATGGACAGGAAACTATAACCGTAGAATACACGGCTGACTACACGTTACTGATTAATGGCCAACAGATAGACAACACCACTACCTACGATGACATAGTGAAATTACTTGGTGAACCGGAATTATATAAGGCCTATCCTACAGGTAAAAGCAGATACCATTATAAAGAGCTCGGTATTGCGCTAAGCACAGTAGAGGGTAATGTATTATCTATAGGCTTCAATTATAACTGGGATGGTGATAAGAATTTTCCGGAAACTTCTTTTGAGGGCGAACTGAAGGTAGAAGATATTTTTATAAACAAAAGTTCTCATGCTATAATCATTGAAAACCTGGCCGAGCTGGAATTAACTGCCCTATCCCCGGCATGTGCATGA
- a CDS encoding porin family protein, whose translation MSYNKWKFSITLLFVIISWSAIAQDQFISLKGGLNITKIQSDGLFSPNDARKGFIAGVGYEYHLGTGIFIGADLLYNQRGYTIDAYLMSDNGSNIKEKVTFEYDYNYISLPLKVGYKSGSTKISAFGNVGLVPSLLVYAEITEPSLGELLEGENYYYHQKGK comes from the coding sequence ATGTCCTATAATAAGTGGAAATTTTCTATAACATTACTTTTTGTTATTATCTCTTGGTCAGCCATAGCACAAGACCAATTCATATCTCTCAAAGGAGGGCTAAACATCACTAAAATACAGTCAGATGGTTTATTTTCCCCAAACGATGCGCGCAAGGGCTTCATTGCTGGTGTCGGGTATGAATACCATTTGGGCACTGGCATATTCATTGGAGCAGACTTACTTTATAACCAAAGAGGATATACTATTGATGCTTATCTTATGAGTGATAATGGAAGTAACATCAAGGAGAAGGTCACCTTTGAGTACGACTACAACTATATATCCCTACCTCTTAAAGTAGGTTATAAATCTGGCTCTACTAAAATATCAGCCTTCGGTAATGTGGGCTTAGTACCATCTCTACTAGTATATGCTGAAATTACAGAACCTTCGTTAGGCGAACTTCTAGAGGGGGAAAACTACTACTATCACCAAAAAGGCAAGTAG
- a CDS encoding Gfo/Idh/MocA family protein, which yields MIKWGIIGTGTIVHRFLNDFPFAEGGQLAAIASRNIERANEVATAYKIPKAYGSYEALLQDPQVDAIYIGTPHHLHYENTIACLEAGKAVLCEKPISVNTDMVKGMFAKAEEKRTFLMEAMWTYFLPPVLVAQQWVNEGQIGKLKMIKADFGFTGNFSPDHRLFNPNMAGGALLDVGIYPIALALLFAQSTPKDIMANAIIGETGVDETNSIEIKFENGVIAQLTSSVTDKFPNKGYIYGTEGYIEIPNFWEAKTAKLHRYDEEGSEEFVDARKPMGFNYEIEEVNQCLMDGKLSSSTMGLKQSMDLIGVMDQVRSIIGLKYPFE from the coding sequence ATGATAAAATGGGGCATAATCGGTACGGGCACTATTGTTCACCGGTTTCTTAACGATTTTCCTTTTGCCGAAGGCGGGCAATTAGCGGCCATAGCTTCCAGAAATATAGAAAGGGCTAATGAGGTGGCTACAGCTTATAAAATCCCCAAGGCTTACGGCAGCTACGAGGCTTTACTTCAAGATCCGCAGGTGGATGCCATATATATTGGTACACCCCATCATTTACATTATGAAAATACAATAGCCTGCTTAGAAGCCGGTAAAGCCGTGCTCTGCGAGAAGCCGATTTCTGTAAACACTGACATGGTAAAAGGCATGTTTGCTAAGGCTGAAGAAAAGAGAACCTTCCTTATGGAGGCTATGTGGACTTACTTTCTGCCACCAGTTTTGGTAGCACAGCAGTGGGTAAACGAAGGGCAAATAGGAAAATTAAAAATGATTAAAGCTGACTTCGGCTTCACCGGCAATTTCTCTCCTGATCACCGGCTTTTCAATCCCAATATGGCTGGCGGAGCCTTGCTAGATGTAGGCATCTACCCAATAGCATTGGCACTGCTTTTCGCTCAATCTACCCCAAAAGACATTATGGCCAATGCTATAATAGGTGAAACCGGAGTGGATGAGACCAATAGCATCGAAATTAAATTTGAAAATGGAGTAATTGCTCAACTTACCAGCTCGGTTACTGATAAATTTCCTAATAAAGGCTATATCTATGGAACAGAGGGCTACATCGAAATACCTAACTTTTGGGAAGCCAAAACAGCCAAGCTACACCGATATGATGAAGAAGGCTCAGAAGAATTTGTAGATGCCCGAAAGCCTATGGGTTTTAACTATGAAATAGAAGAGGTAAACCAGTGCCTCATGGATGGTAAGCTCAGTAGCTCCACTATGGGCTTAAAACAAAGCATGGATCTGATTGGAGTGATGGATCAGGTAAGATCAATTATTGGATTGAAGTACCCTTTTGAATAA
- a CDS encoding GreA/GreB family elongation factor — protein sequence MGVDEADINKGKIAFISPIARLLIEKKVGEEAVLKLAKGERVFEVKAISYEA from the coding sequence GTGGGGGTTGATGAAGCGGATATCAACAAAGGAAAGATAGCTTTCATATCGCCAATAGCCCGGTTGCTAATAGAAAAGAAAGTAGGAGAGGAGGCCGTTCTTAAACTGGCAAAAGGAGAACGCGTATTTGAAGTGAAGGCGATTAGCTATGAAGCCTAG
- a CDS encoding YgaP family membrane protein, protein MKKNVGKIDKTIRILIALTIGVLYFTHVISGVTALILGVLAVIFVITSFVSICPLYLPFHINTRDKA, encoded by the coding sequence ATGAAAAAGAATGTAGGAAAAATAGATAAGACCATCAGAATTTTAATCGCTCTTACCATCGGGGTGTTGTATTTTACACATGTTATTTCTGGAGTTACAGCGCTTATTTTGGGTGTATTGGCTGTAATATTTGTGATCACCTCATTTGTTAGTATTTGTCCGCTGTATTTGCCTTTTCATATTAATACAAGAGATAAAGCCTAG
- a CDS encoding rhodanese-like domain-containing protein — protein MFAMLKNMLNPVNDGALKKAIDEGAFLVDVRTPGEFAGGSVVGAVNIPLNTVGDQLKKFDGKNKIVVFCQSGNRSMQAQNVLEHHGFHNIINGGSWLHVNKVKNG, from the coding sequence ATGTTTGCAATGTTAAAAAATATGCTGAACCCTGTAAATGATGGGGCATTGAAGAAGGCAATAGATGAAGGGGCTTTTCTGGTAGATGTGCGTACTCCCGGTGAATTTGCCGGAGGCAGCGTGGTAGGAGCAGTGAATATCCCGCTCAATACTGTTGGCGATCAGCTGAAAAAATTTGATGGTAAAAATAAAATTGTAGTGTTCTGCCAAAGTGGAAACAGAAGCATGCAGGCACAAAATGTATTGGAGCACCATGGCTTTCATAATATCATCAATGGAGGCTCATGGTTACATGTAAATAAAGTAAAAAACGGATAA